Below is a window of Salvelinus alpinus chromosome 5, SLU_Salpinus.1, whole genome shotgun sequence DNA.
GACCCTACATAGAGCTATCTACATAGAGGACCCTACATAGAGCTATCTACATAGAGGACCCTACATAGAGCTATCTAcatagagacactatagaggaccctACATAGAGCTATCTACATAGACACTATAGAGGGCCCTATATAGAGCTATCTAcatagagacactatagaggaccctACATAGAGCTATCTACATAGCTCTATGTAGGGTCCTCTAGTGTCTATCTACatagacactatagaggaccctACATAGAGCTATCTAcatagagacactatagaggaccctATGTAGACACTATAGAGGGCCCTACGTAGAGCTATCTAcatagagacactatagaggaccctACATAGAGCTTTCTACAGAGACACAATAGAGGACCCTACgtagacactatagaggaccctACATAGAGACGCTATAGAGGACCCTACATAGAGCTATCTACttagacactatagaggaccctACATAGAGCTGTCTACATAGCCACAATAGAGGACCCTACgtagacactatagaggaccctACATAGAGCTATCTAcatagagacactatagaggttCCATCTCCTCTGATCTAGAGCTACAGATCTACATagagcagcagtaataacagggAAAACATTAATTAGTTGTCTCAACAAGAACATTGATGAATGAAAATGTATTTATGTAAGTTCCAATAATTCTAATGGAAGCTGATGGAGTTCTAGAATGTTCTGAATCATGTCTGATTCTAAACCAAACAGAAGTTATAGCAGTTAGCATGCTGAGCTAATTCCTATGATTACATATCTAACTACAGTTTCTCTTAATGTCTCAACACCCACCATACAGATAGACTGTACATTAGAATGATGCTCTGTTGTACTCTCAGCAGGGAGGCAGGGAACAGTAGGACTCCTGTCAATTACAGCTCATTTCCCTTTCAGATCAGAGTGTGGGATGCTGCTGAGGCATGGATACTGGACTCAAAAAACACATTCCTCTTCTGCACTGTAGTTACTATACGTAGGGTCCTCTATACTGTCTTTGTAGATAGCTCTATGTagggtcctctatagtgtctctatgTAGATAGCTCTACGTagggtcctctatagtgtctctatgTAGTTACTATACGTagggtcctctatagtgtctatGTAGATAGCTCTATGTAGGGTCCTCTATAGTtgtcaagttttgacctctttcttgtgcaattccccacttgaaaaggacaatCCCTCCACgtgaagattttaactggatttcactcaataaacagccataGAATCAGTTGcttgtcttttatttaccattctttggttggcagtaaacaggtgaaaaacctcaaaaaagagatgacaaatacaagttactatttgagttgccagcctaattaaatacacaaaattatccaCATCCACCTCAgaaacacatttctgccattatcaaatacaaggtttccactgttaagcaaatgtttcccaaaatagaaacccaccatttttaatcaaatgagcagaatcagtacacttttatccaaatttgcattttagccaaacaCATTCAAAATACCTCTAGTAGCAAAAAACCACACTTATTTTCTAATCAGCAGTTAAGCAGACAAATCCTACATCTTTTAGCCAAAGATTTTccagactatacatttgttactgaattaagaacttggtttactaagatttctacaaagtttaacttacttttaaccatttcaaacaagttctatcaacaatgaatttggctcttcttactttataccacacaaacaacatttgaagttataaataccactgcaaaagtcctatcaaagttaagagttaagagtctgtgttttccagagtatcattagcagtgcactgcttaagtcagtatagtcaagcatggccaatatggcgcttaccggctgtctttcacagttttgtgaagggcttggacttgcacagtcaccttgatcacatagatgaagtttccttggtcttgtggtgctataaatgctcctttcactgcgttctaaagacaacagcagagccaggtgctggcacgcccagattgcctggaagatttgttccacctggttcaccactgattgaaggaggaggagtttcaccactgaggagctcccaggcagtttgacAGCACACCTCCCACTCAATCTTCCCACGGGAACCGATGGAAAGATTGTAAATCAGCACCTACATACTGCCGGTCAGCTCCGAGTTTGATCCTCAACTGGTAGCAAGACAACCAAGCGTCGAACATCTCTGTGCAGGACTGTTGTTTGCGTAGCTTCTTTCAGGACTTTGGCCGATGGTCGGTTTAGTGCGGGTTTTGTGACAGGAAGGCAGGAGCTTTGGACCACTTTGACGTTCACGTCTCGAACAATGCCCTTAGCATCTGGATTAACGCTCATCACCCGTCCTAGTTTGAATTGGCCCCTCATTGCATTTTGGTCACACAACCAGACAATATCTCCGACAGCAACGTTGCGATATGAAGTGTGCCATTTACTTCTCAGAAATAAGTTTGGGCCGGCAAGCTGGCTCCAAGACCTCCAGAACTTGTTGACCTGGTTCTGCATCTCTCTGAGTCTCTTGTAAGGGTAGTTCGCAAAGTCAAATGTTCTGATCTCACCGCTTGGAGAGGCTCGGCCCAGGAGAAGTGTGTTGGGTGACACATACTGCACGCTTTCTTCATGGCTCTGCACCCTGGCATCTATTGGGCATTCGTTGGCAAGGTTTGCAGCAAGTTGTAGTGTTGTCTGAAGCTCGCTGTAGCTAAGGCCAGTGTTGTTGCCCAGGCTCTGCAGTGCCTTCTTGAGAATGCGAACAGCGGCTTCAGCAGCCCCATTGCGGTGAGGTGAGTCAGCAGGGTGAATTGTCCACTCCCATTTGGTACCTTTTTGAGCCGACATCTCTTCTATTGAAGTTCTATTCTGAGCATCCAGGAACTGGTACAGCTCTCTTAGGACAGGTTTGGCGCCGATGAAGTTTGTCCCTGGGTCGGACCAgatctttcttgggtgccctctaATTGCAGTAAAGCGTTGGTAAGCCATCAAGAAGCTCTCTGTCGACATTGTGTTGACCAGGTCTGCATGAATTGCCCTGCTGGCCATACAGCTGAAGACGACACCCCACACTTTCATTGAGACCCGTTTCTTGATGTCATCTTTGACAAGGTACGGTCCGAAGAGGTCGACTGTAGTGAACTCGAACGGAGCTGCAGGTGTGGCTCTTTCAGCAGGTAAGTCAGCCATTACCTGTTCGCACCTTCTTGCTCTTGACTTTTTGCAGAAAAGGCAGTTATCCACTACTTTTTGGGAAATTTTCCTTCCTTGGATGACCCAGGCTTTCCTCCTCATTTTCAGCAGGGTTGCAGCCACACCTTCATGACCCTCCTCGTGCGCCTCCCGTGCCAATAAAGTAGAGACCCATGCATTGAAAGGCAGAAGGGGAACTGCAGCGCCATCCTCCCTGAAGCCATGGATTCTCCCACCGCAGACTAGTAACCCAGATTCTGGCTCTCTGTACACAACCAAGCGGTCCGTAGTGGTAGTTGGGAACGTCACCCCCTCTTGAGCAGCAAGATAGATGTCTCTTATTGCCTCTTGACGTTCTGTGGCGGTGATAACTCCTTTTGTGGGAATCGCCTCCCACTTTGGGGTCTCGATGGACTTTGTTGCAGATCCAAACTTTTTGGCGGCTCTCCAGATAAAAGCAACAGTCTTGATTAGACACTTTAGGCTACTAAAGCGCCTCTCATCCACCAAGTTTAGGACAGCTGCACCAGCAGGAAATCGTCCCACAAGACTTGGAAGACTTATTTTCGCTCGGGCTCTGGTGAGTGCTGCCACAAATGACTTCTTTTGCATATTGTTAATGCTCTCTCGAGCTGTCACAGACACATCTTTTGACGACATAATTGGCCACTCGCTCTCTGGAAGATATAGAAACTCTGGCCCTTGCTGCCACTCTGAATGGGCATCAAGTTCCTTTGGCCCAGCTCCTCGAGTGATAATGTCGGCTATGTTGAGTGGTCCAGGGATCCACCACCAGTCCTGTAGCCGTGTGCTCTCTTGGATCTCTCCAATTCTATTAGCGAAGAAAGTCTGAAATCCATAGCTTTCACGCTGGATAGCTCCAAGAACAGTCTGACTGTCTAACAAATGGTACCACCTTTTTATCTGGATCTGGGTATGCTGTTCAAAGTACTTTTTCAGGCGGCTTGCAAAGACTGCACCGCAAAGTTCCGCTTTGACTGCATCCCCCTTCTGGTCTAGTGGTGTCAGCTTTGCTTTTGACTCCACTAGTCGAATTGTTAATTGTTTGTTGCAGTTCCACCGCAGATAGAGGACAGCACCATAGGAGCTTTCACTGCCATCTGAAAAAGTGACAGCGACTGGTTCAGTTGTTGCCTTTGGTGGAGTAAGAGCTCTTGGGAACATTACTTTGCTTAGCTGGACGTACTCCTCAAAAATTCCAATTGCATCTTTGCGGAGCTCATCCGACAGGGGAAGGTCCCATGTGTCCTTGACCATGCTGCACTTTGGTTTTGCCTCTTGGAATGCCCTTCGGACCAAGATAGCCCCTCTTTGCTTTGATGGCGTTGTCAGGCCAACTGGGTCGTACAAACCAGCAACTTGACTCAGCAGTTCACGTCTTGTCAGCGGGTCTGGTGTCTGTGCTCGTACTTCTTCTAGCAGTAAGTCTTGCCCAAGTCTCATCTTTTTCTTCCGCCTGGAGAAGTTGACCCTCACCATGACATGCAACATGTCTTCATCCACAATGTAGCCGAGACCGAGCGCCTTGTTGTCTTCCTCCTTAAGCTGATTTGGCAGGACAACAACATTTGGTGatgccttttctctttctcctttattTTGGCCTGAGAAGACCCAAGGCTTCAGTGCAAACCCTCCTGCTTTTAGAATCAGCTCCACATTCTTTGTGATGACTTCGAGTTTTTCACGGCAGTTGTGGAATGTCAAGATGTCATCGACGTAGCTGTGCTCATGTAATACTTGGCATTCATCTGTGAGGTGGCTGAATTGAGGCAGGTTAGCCGTCTCCCTCATGGCCAGTTGTGCTATGCACCCTGCTGGCTTGTCCCCGATATTCACTCTGGTTATGGCGTATTGTTCCACCTCATCGCCCTCTGAATCCCGCCACAAGAACCGGTGTAGATGGACTTCCCTCTCCTCGAGCCACACAGAATTGTACATTTTTCTGACGTCTCCTAGAGCGGCGTAGGAGCCTTGGCGGAACTTGAGGAGGACAGCTCGAATCGGATTGAGAACGTCAGGGCCTTTCATCAGAAGGTCATTGAGACTTTGGCCTTTGTACTTCTGACTGCTGTTCCAGACAAGTCTTACCGGAGTTGTAACAGAGTGGGGGTTGGGTGCGATAAGATGACTAATATACCAGACAGGTCCATTCCAGTTGGTTAGATCCTCTTTGGTCAGCTTTCTTGCAGCCCGGCGGTCAACCATTTCGTGGACTTGAGCACCATAGGCTTTTTTCCACTGCGGTTCTTTggcgagctgtctctctgttctgagaaaGGTTGCCTCCACTGCTTTTATGTTGTTTGGCAATGTAGATGGGTCAATGAGCCATGGATTCCTTGCATGCCAGCGTGGACTATCACTGTGGTCATCAGCACCAACATAAGTCAGGCCATCCTTAACAACTTCCAGCTCCCTTTCTTCAGCCAGAGTCATTTCTTTGCCACCAAGTTGACAACTGCCGCAGCGACATCCTCCACATTTTGGGGTGCAGGGGGCGCCAATGCTATCCCATCTCCACCACTCAATAAAATCCCGAGTGGAAATAGCAGAATAAGAAGACTTGATGGTAGGTTTGGCGCAGATATGTTCTTCATACATCAATGCTGCTGCTCTCATGGATCTGGCGAAGTGCGCTCTGGACTGGTGTGCTGTAACTGTAGCCTCTTCAAACAGACCAGGGTGTGTCCCTGCAATTGTCTTTCCCAATGGCCCATCCCATAGTACAAGGTCCCCAACGGTGCGTATTTTCTGTGGGACCAGTCGCCCTTCCTTATGGCTTATCAAAAGCTGTATCTGTCTTGGTCTAACAAGTTCATTTTGGGGGACATCTGGAAAGAATTTTTGGAGTCTTTTGGCTGTCACATGTTTGTGAATCTCTGCAATGCTGTCCAAACCATAGCAGAGGAGTTGGTGGGATCTGACATTGCCTTGCTCTGTGCGGACCCGGATCTTTAGGAGGTACCGTTTTGTGGTGACTTGAACTTTCATTCCTCCCACACCATGGACAACAAGGGTTATGGCTTCACTTCTAAGGTTCAAACGATCAGCTGCATCATGAGTTATATAGTTTGTATCCGATGCCAGGTCGATCAAAGTCCCAACTTTTTGTCCTGCATTGGCCGTGACCTCTAAGAGCATCATGATGACTGGCCACTCCACTATTCCATTCTCTGCTAGAAGACTGGGTTGGTTGGACACAAGAGAGGTTCTGGCTATAGTGTTGCAAAAGGCATTGCAACACTTCTCTGCAAATTCAGGTGAGAGACTTTTAATGAACTCTTCTTGGGCTTGGGTATAACGCTCTCTTGTGTCACCTCCCACTTTGCTGTTATTGGACCTCTGGACGACATTCCCTTTGGATGTACCAGCTCTCGGGCAGAGGTAATAGTGGTGTTCTGTAGCACGCTGTTCTATGCAGTCTGGCCTCCTGCACAGAAACTCTGATTTACAATAGTCACCTTCCTTGTGAATCTCCAGGCATCTTTTGCAGGCTCCCAGCTTCCTGACAGCATCTCTTTTCTCTGACAGCTTAAGCGTGCGAAACTTTTGGCAGAAAAATAGCCTTTTCTTATGCTTGCAGTCTCCGCAGACCACACATCCTTGAGCCTGGTCGCTTAGTTGGGTGGAGGTTCTGGTTCGAGCTTGCCGAGGTTCAGATTTCGGTTTtggttcctcctctctcagtTGGTCCAGCTTCTCATAGATGGCTTCTTGACCTCGAAGAAACTTGTGGAGGTAGTCAAATCGCTTGTCTTCTTCAGCTTCATCACCTTTGCCAGCTACATGAAGAAGCCATTCCTTCTTCAGGCCATCAGGAAGTTTACTCTCTATTGTCTTTGTTACaagagggttctttatagcaccggtCTTGCCAAGCTCGTTCAGATCGACCAGGGCTTTTTCTACAGATTGGATGAGCTCAACAATCCTCCTGGGCTGGTTACCTTTAACTGCTTGGAGTCTTTGGAGCTCTTCTACTATCTCAAGGGCTATAGTTGTCTTATTTCCAAAGCGGTTCTCCAAGACCCGGAAAACCTCCTCAGCAGTTGTGTAAGTTGTAAGGTGAAGGTCTCGTATGGTCTTCTCATCCACACTGTCGAGAAGTTGGAACTTTTTAACCTCTCTGGATCCAGTAGGTTCTCCCTGCATCTGGAGCGCTTCCCAGTCTTTTTTCCACCGGTGAAACTCTCGGCGGATGCCAGAAAACTTTGGGAGGGCAGCAGGCTTTAATTTAATTGCTGGTGTGGCCACAGAACTGTTTGAAGTAGTACTCAATCTGCTGGTTTCTCCTCTAACGTGTGCCCCTGTAAAGTCTGCTTGTCTTATTGTGAGATTTGGCAGGATAGTTTCAAGGTCTTTGATACGACTCTGGAAATGTTGTTGCTCTGCTGGGGGGGCCCAGCACTTCCAATGTTTATGCACCTCCTTCGCAGCCTTCACAAGATTCTCTAGTTGTCCGATCATGAAGAGATATGCAT
It encodes the following:
- the LOC139575530 gene encoding uncharacterized protein is translated as MADSLLVEQLKTARTSAKRQFSRLANNVLRMHTMMSKEELRDNFRKLTAEAGKVLEANDDVEGQCIEENSDAEKLSEQQKSDLVKTAKECEEKLQELKDLIQKTLWANFGEYELTQAITTAESQAENVGAVDPSKNPDAYLFMIGQLENLVKAAKEVHKHWKCWAPPAEQQHFQSRIKDLETILPNLTIRQADFTGAHVRGETSRLSTTSNSSVATPAIKLKPAALPKFSGIRREFHRWKKDWEALQMQGEPTGSREVKKFQLLDSVDEKTIRDLHLTTYTTAEEVFRVLENRFGNKTTIALEIVEELQRLQAVKGNQPRRIVELIQSVEKALVDLNELGKTGAIKNPLVTKTIESKLPDGLKKEWLLHVAGKGDEAEEDKRFDYLHKFLRGQEAIYEKLDQLREEEPKPKSEPRQARTRTSTQLSDQAQGCVVCGDCKHKKRLFFCQKFRTLKLSEKRDAVRKLGACKRCLEIHKEGDYCKSEFLCRRPDCIEQRATEHHYYLCPRAGTSKGNVVQRSNNSKVGGDTRERYTQAQEEFIKSLSPEFAEKCCNAFCNTIARTSLVSNQPSLLAENGIVEWPVIMMLLEVTANAGQKVGTLIDLASDTNYITHDAADRLNLRSEAITLVVHGVGGMKVQVTTKRYLLKIRVRTEQGNVRSHQLLCYGLDSIAEIHKHVTAKRLQKFFPDVPQNELVRPRQIQLLISHKEGRLVPQKIRTVGDLVLWDGPLGKTIAGTHPGLFEEATVTAHQSRAHFARSMRAAALMYEEHICAKPTIKSSYSAISTRDFIEWWRWDSIGAPCTPKCGGCRCGSCQLGGKEMTLAEERELEVVKDGLTYVGADDHSDSPRWHARNPWLIDPSTLPNNIKAVEATFLRTERQLAKEPQWKKAYGAQVHEMVDRRAARKLTKEDLTNWNGPVWYISHLIAPNPHSVTTPVRLVWNSSQKYKGQSLNDLLMKGPDVLNPIRAVLLKFRQGSYAALGDVRKMYNSVWLEEREVHLHRFLWRDSEGDEVEQYAITRVNIGDKPAGCIAQLAMRETANLPQFSHLTDECQVLHEHSYVDDILTFHNCREKLEVITKNVELILKAGGFALKPWVFSGQNKGEREKASPNVVVLPNQLKEEDNKALGLGYIVDEDMLHVMVRVNFSRRKKKMRLGQDLLLEEVRAQTPDPLTRRELLSQVAGLYDPVGLTTPSKQRGAILVRRAFQEAKPKCSMVKDTWDLPLSDELRKDAIGIFEEYVQLSKVMFPRALTPPKATTEPVAVTFSDGSESSYGAVLYLRWNCNKQLTIRLVESKAKLTPLDQKGDAVKAELCGAVFASRLKKYFEQHTQIQIKRWYHLLDSQTVLGAIQRESYGFQTFFANRIGEIQESTRLQDWWWIPGPLNIADIITRGAGPKELDAHSEWQQGPEFLYLPESEWPIMSSKDVSVTARESINNMQKKSFVAALTRARAKISLPSLVGRFPAGAAVLNLVDERRFSSLKCLIKTVAFIWRAAKKFGSATKSIETPKWEAIPTKGVITATERQEAIRDIYLAAQEGVTFPTTTTDRLVVYREPESGLLVCGGRIHGFREDGAAVPLLPFNAWVSTLLAREAHEEGHEGVAATLLKMRRKAWVIQGRKISQKVVDNCLFCKKSRARRCEQVMADLPAERATPAAPFEFTTVDLFGPYLVKDDIKKRVSMKVWGVVFSCMASRAIHADLVNTMSTESFLMAYQRFTAIRGHPRKIWSDPGTNFIGAKPVLRELYQFLDAQNRTSIEEMSAQKGTKWEWTIHPADSPHRNGAAEAAVRILKKALQSLGNNTGLSYSELQTTLQLAANLANECPIDARVQSHEESVQYVSPNTLLLGRASPSGEIRTFDFANYPYKRLREMQNQVNKFWRSWSQLAGPNLFLRSKWHTSYRNVAVGDIVWLCDQNAMRGQFKLGRVMSVNPDAKGIVRDVNVKVVQSSCLPVTKPALNRPSAKVLKEATQTTVLHRDVRRLVVLLPVEDQTRS